Below is a window of Candidatus Methylomirabilota bacterium DNA.
GCCAACTCGAGCGCGCCGCCGGGCTGCTGCGCGGCGTCTGAGAACGGGAGCCATGTCGATCATCAACTACGCGGCGAAGGAGATCAACTTCAAGGTGGTCTACTACGGCCCCGGTGTGGCGGGCAAGACCGCGAGCCTGCAGCACGTGCACCGCTCCCTCCCCGACGCGAACAAGGGGAAGATGATCTCGCTCGCCACCGGCGACGACCGCACGATCTTCTTCGACTTCCTGCCGGTGTCCGCCCTCACCGTGCGCGGCTTCGTGACCAAGTTCCAGCTCTATACCGTGCCGGGGCAGGTGTACTACAACATGACGCGGAAGCTCGTCCTCCGCGGCGTGGACGGCGTGGTGTTCGTCGCGGACTCCCAGTTCGAGCGGCTCAAGGAGAACGCGGAGAGCTTCCGCAATCTGGAAGAGAACCTCCGGGAGTACAACTACGACCTCGACCGTATGCCGTGCGTGATCCAGTACAACAAGCGCGATCTCCCCAACGCCGCTCCGGTGCCGTACCTCGAGTACATGCTGAACCGGCGCGCGCGGCGGGTGCCGTCGTTCGAGAGCGTGGCCAGCCGCGGCGCGGGAGTGTTCGACGCCCTCAACACGGTATCCCGCATGGTGCTCCTCAGCGAGTTCGGACAGGAACAGGAGGTCCAGCGCAATGCTTCGTGACCTGGTGATCCACGAGAACGAGGCCGCTCGCATCGGGCAGGTGCTCGGCAGCTTCCTCGAGGAGTCGGGGGCGTCGGAGGCCCTGCTCATCGACCGCAGCGGCCAGCTCCTCGCCTCCAGCGGCAAGACCGCCACCTTCGACACCGTGTCGATCTCGGCGCTCGCCGCGGGCGCGTTCTCCTCGACGGGAGCCATCGCGGAGCTCCTCGGGGAGACGGAGTTCTCCGTCCTCTTCCATCAAGG
It encodes the following:
- a CDS encoding roadblock/LC7 domain-containing protein, encoding MLRDLVIHENEAARIGQVLGSFLEESGASEALLIDRSGQLLASSGKTATFDTVSISALAAGAFSSTGAIAELLGETEFSVLFHQGVRESIHVSTVDGETILLAIFNDGTTVGMVRLFAKEACRAIGAVLAEARTQPRRVGALAPPLSADEARGRIGPESR
- a CDS encoding ADP-ribosylation factor-like protein yields the protein MSIINYAAKEINFKVVYYGPGVAGKTASLQHVHRSLPDANKGKMISLATGDDRTIFFDFLPVSALTVRGFVTKFQLYTVPGQVYYNMTRKLVLRGVDGVVFVADSQFERLKENAESFRNLEENLREYNYDLDRMPCVIQYNKRDLPNAAPVPYLEYMLNRRARRVPSFESVASRGAGVFDALNTVSRMVLLSEFGQEQEVQRNAS